One Vigna unguiculata cultivar IT97K-499-35 chromosome 11, ASM411807v1, whole genome shotgun sequence DNA window includes the following coding sequences:
- the LOC114169503 gene encoding uncharacterized protein LOC114169503 — MILALIKVLKKRIPPFTLMSRRGTAEEKTAKSDPIYRNRLVNMLVNRILKHGKKSLAYQILYRAMKKIQQKTETNPLSVLRQAIRGVTPDIAVKARRVGGSTHQVPVEIGSAQGKALAIRWLLGASRKRPGRNMAFKLSSELVDAAKGSGDAIRKKEETHRMAEANRAFAHFR, encoded by the coding sequence atgattttagccCTTATAAAAGTTCTAAAAAAACGGATTCCTCCTTTCACGCTCATGTCACGGCGAGGTACTGCAGAAGAAAAAACCGCAAAATCCGATCCAATTTATCGTAATCGATTAGTTAACATGTTGGTTAACCGTATTCTGAAACACGGAAAAAAATCATTGGCTTATCAAATTCTCTATCGAGCTATGAAAAAGATTCAACAAAAGACAGAAACAAATCCACTATCTGTTTTACGTCAAGCAATACGTGGAGTAACTCCCGATATAGCAGTAAAAGCAAGACGCGTAGGCGGATCAACTCATCAAGTTCCCGTTGAAATAGGATCCGCACAAGGAAAAGCACTTGCCATTCGTTGGTTATTGGGGGCATCCCGAAAACGTCCGGGTCGAAATATGGCTTTCAAATTAAGTTCCGAATTAGTGGATGCTGCCAAAGGTAGTGGCGATGCCATACGCAAAAAGGAAGAGACTCATAGAATGGCAGAGGCAAATAGAGCTTTTGCACATTTTCGTTAA